The following proteins are co-located in the Pseudomonas synxantha genome:
- the ccoS gene encoding cbb3-type cytochrome oxidase assembly protein CcoS has translation MPALYVMIPAALLLVGVAIYIFFWAVDSGQYEDLDGPAHSVLFDDQDPNHLAAVDEANGPEQPPKAPPHA, from the coding sequence ATGCCAGCTCTATACGTGATGATACCGGCGGCGCTGCTTTTAGTGGGTGTGGCGATCTACATCTTCTTCTGGGCCGTGGACAGCGGTCAGTACGAGGATCTCGATGGCCCGGCCCACAGCGTGTTGTTCGACGATCAGGATCCGAATCACCTGGCCGCCGTCGACGAAGCCAACGGCCCCGAGCAACCGCCCAAAGCCCCACCCCATGCTTGA
- a CDS encoding VCBS domain-containing protein codes for MLSLSTQLASRTQVQALPEAKKAVDSDVAAIPSTDAAKPAVSVTISGAAMKAAAAEKTSNSDIDDSGLADNVKNLLKMIREIKKQIAEKQAEMAAVMADKNLSPEQARARLSGLQSALSALQAGLTSAQASLAKAMKDMSGADAIKTAGLAMK; via the coding sequence ATGTTATCCCTCAGTACTCAACTCGCCTCGCGCACCCAGGTCCAGGCACTGCCCGAAGCCAAGAAGGCGGTAGACTCCGATGTTGCCGCGATCCCGTCGACGGATGCAGCCAAGCCTGCCGTTTCAGTGACCATTTCTGGTGCCGCGATGAAAGCTGCAGCGGCGGAGAAAACCTCAAACAGTGATATCGATGACAGTGGCCTGGCGGACAACGTCAAGAACCTGCTGAAGATGATTCGCGAGATCAAGAAACAGATTGCCGAGAAACAGGCTGAGATGGCAGCGGTGATGGCTGATAAAAACCTCTCGCCGGAACAGGCACGTGCCCGGCTTTCGGGCCTGCAATCGGCGTTGAGCGCACTGCAGGCCGGGTTGACCAGCGCTCAGGCGTCGCTGGCCAAAGCCATGAAAGACATGAGCGGCGCCGATGCGATCAAGACTGCCGGGCTGGCGATGAAGTAA
- the fnr gene encoding fumarate/nitrate reduction transcriptional regulator Fnr, with translation MSEPAKLRAHSQVHCKDCSLAPLCLPLSLNLEDMDALDDIVKRGRPLKKGEFLFRQGDKFDSVYAVRSGALKTFSLSDGGEEQITGFHLPSELVGLSGMDTEVHPVSAQALETTSVCEIPFERLDELALQLPQLRRQLMRVMSREIRDDQQMMLLLSKKTADERIATFLVNLSARFRARGFSANQFRLSMSRNEIGNYLGLAVETVSRVFTRFQQNQLIAAEGKEVHILDPIQLCALAGGSLEV, from the coding sequence ATGTCTGAGCCAGCCAAACTGCGCGCTCACAGCCAGGTTCACTGCAAGGATTGCAGCCTGGCTCCCCTCTGCCTGCCACTTTCGCTGAATCTGGAAGACATGGATGCGCTGGACGACATCGTGAAACGCGGGCGCCCGCTAAAAAAAGGCGAGTTCCTGTTTCGCCAGGGCGACAAGTTCGATTCGGTCTATGCAGTACGTTCGGGCGCGTTGAAGACATTCAGCCTAAGCGATGGCGGTGAAGAACAAATCACTGGCTTCCACTTGCCCAGCGAGTTGGTCGGGCTGTCGGGGATGGACACCGAGGTTCACCCGGTGTCGGCCCAAGCGCTGGAGACGACTTCGGTGTGCGAAATCCCTTTCGAACGCCTCGATGAATTGGCCCTGCAATTGCCGCAGTTGCGTCGCCAGCTGATGCGCGTGATGAGCCGCGAGATTCGTGACGACCAGCAAATGATGCTGCTGCTGTCGAAGAAAACCGCCGACGAGCGCATCGCTACATTCCTGGTCAACCTGTCGGCGCGCTTTCGCGCCCGCGGTTTCTCGGCCAACCAGTTCCGCCTGAGCATGTCGCGCAATGAAATCGGCAATTACCTGGGGCTGGCCGTAGAGACCGTGTCCCGCGTGTTTACCCGCTTCCAGCAGAACCAGCTGATTGCCGCCGAGGGCAAGGAAGTGCATATCCTTGATCCGATCCAGCTGTGCGCACTGGCCGGCGGTTCACTGGAGGTCTGA
- a CDS encoding sulfite exporter TauE/SafE family protein, whose translation MLELAPLLVSALILGLLGGGHCLGMCGGLMGALTLAIPKEQRSRRFRLLLAYNLGRILSYASAGLLIGLAGWAVANSPAAMFMRVLAGLLLVCMGLYLAGWWSGLTRIESLGRGLWRHIQPVANRLLPVSSLPRALLLGALWGWLPCGLVYSTLLWAASQGNALDSALLMLAFGLGTWPVLLATGLAAERVTALLRKRSVRVAGGVLVMIFGIWTLPGPHQHWLMGH comes from the coding sequence ATGCTTGAGCTGGCGCCCCTGCTGGTCTCGGCGCTGATCCTTGGCCTGCTCGGCGGCGGCCATTGCCTGGGCATGTGCGGCGGGCTGATGGGCGCGCTGACCCTGGCGATCCCCAAGGAGCAACGCAGCCGCCGCTTTCGCTTGCTGCTGGCGTACAACCTGGGGCGCATCCTCAGCTATGCCTCGGCGGGGTTATTGATTGGCCTGGCCGGCTGGGCAGTGGCCAACAGCCCGGCGGCGATGTTCATGCGCGTGCTCGCCGGGCTGCTGCTGGTTTGCATGGGCCTGTACCTGGCCGGCTGGTGGAGCGGCCTGACCCGTATCGAAAGCCTCGGGCGCGGCCTGTGGCGGCATATACAGCCTGTTGCCAACCGTTTGCTGCCGGTGTCCAGCCTGCCTCGCGCCTTGCTGCTGGGCGCGCTGTGGGGCTGGTTGCCGTGCGGGTTGGTCTACAGCACCCTGCTCTGGGCGGCGAGCCAAGGCAATGCGCTGGACAGTGCATTGCTGATGCTGGCCTTCGGGCTGGGCACCTGGCCGGTGCTGCTCGCCACCGGGCTGGCGGCCGAACGCGTGACCGCGTTATTGCGCAAGCGCAGCGTGCGTGTCGCCGGGGGCGTGCTGGTAATGATCTTCGGCATCTGGACGCTGCCGGGCCCGCATCAGCACTGGCTAATGGGGCATTAA
- the dnaX gene encoding DNA polymerase III subunit gamma/tau, with protein MSYQVLARKWRPRSFREMVGQTHVLKALINALDSQRLHHAYLFTGTRGVGKTTIARIIAKCLNCETGITSTPCGTCSVCREIDEGRFVDLIEIDAASRTKVEDTRELLDNVQYAPSRGRFKVYLIDEVHMLSSHSFNALLKTLEEPPPYVKFILATTDPQKLPATILSRCLQFSLKNMTPERVVEHLTHVLGVENVPFEDDALWLLGRAADGSMRDAMSLTDQAIAFGEGKVMAADVRAMLGTLDHGQVFDVLHALIEGDAKALLEAVRHLSEQGPDWNGVLSEILNVLHRVAIAQALPEGVDNGHGDRDRVLALAQALPAEDVQFYYQMGLIGRRDLPLAPDPRGGFEMVLLRMLAFRPADSADAPRQPLKPVGISQATVDSAKPVAGAAAVAPVVAAPVPVAPTPEPEPVPVAAAPVVEPAPVVEPQPVVDLPWNDPVEAEPEPEQQPAVEPVLETSGEQPELTPMPAQTPDSVVPDAPEWVSAPVPEPTVAQVEAATPGIDLDDEPPLDEDYIEPDMDSAYSYLDELASEHTAEPAPEPEAEPAAAPATGLALQWLELFPKLPISGMTGSIAANCTLISIEGDHWLLHLDPAHSALFNATQQRRLNDALNQYHGRTLTIAIELIKPEQETPAQAATRRRLNRQREAEDSIHADPLIQQMMQQFGAVVRHDTIEPVEAPVSQAS; from the coding sequence AATGGCGCCCGCGCTCGTTCCGCGAAATGGTCGGCCAGACCCATGTGCTCAAGGCTCTGATCAATGCCTTGGACAGCCAACGGCTGCACCACGCCTACCTGTTCACCGGTACCCGCGGGGTGGGCAAGACCACGATTGCGCGCATCATCGCCAAGTGCCTGAATTGTGAAACCGGTATCACTTCAACGCCTTGCGGCACCTGTTCGGTATGCCGCGAGATCGACGAGGGGCGTTTTGTCGACCTGATCGAGATCGATGCCGCGAGCCGCACCAAGGTCGAAGACACCCGCGAGCTGCTCGACAACGTGCAGTACGCGCCGAGCCGTGGCCGCTTCAAGGTCTACCTGATCGACGAAGTGCACATGCTGTCCAGCCACTCCTTCAACGCCCTGTTGAAAACCCTGGAAGAGCCGCCGCCCTACGTTAAGTTCATCCTGGCCACCACCGACCCGCAGAAACTTCCTGCAACGATTTTGTCGCGGTGCCTGCAGTTCTCCCTGAAAAACATGACCCCCGAGCGGGTGGTCGAGCATTTGACCCATGTGCTGGGCGTCGAGAACGTACCGTTCGAAGACGACGCGCTGTGGTTGTTGGGCCGCGCCGCCGACGGTTCGATGCGTGACGCCATGAGCCTCACCGACCAGGCCATCGCGTTCGGCGAAGGCAAGGTCATGGCTGCCGATGTGCGCGCCATGCTCGGCACCCTGGACCACGGCCAGGTGTTCGATGTGCTTCATGCGCTGATCGAAGGCGACGCCAAGGCGCTGCTCGAAGCGGTGCGCCATCTCTCGGAGCAAGGCCCGGATTGGAACGGCGTGCTCTCGGAGATCCTCAATGTGCTGCACCGCGTCGCCATTGCCCAGGCCCTGCCGGAAGGCGTCGACAACGGCCATGGCGACCGCGATCGCGTATTGGCCCTGGCCCAGGCCTTGCCAGCCGAGGATGTGCAGTTCTACTACCAGATGGGCCTGATTGGCCGCCGGGACCTGCCCCTGGCGCCGGACCCGCGCGGTGGCTTTGAAATGGTGCTGCTGCGCATGCTGGCGTTCCGGCCGGCGGACTCGGCAGACGCACCGAGACAGCCGCTAAAGCCAGTGGGGATCAGCCAGGCCACAGTTGATTCCGCCAAACCAGTGGCTGGCGCGGCAGCTGTCGCGCCAGTAGTCGCTGCGCCCGTACCGGTTGCGCCGACGCCTGAGCCTGAACCTGTGCCGGTTGCAGCAGCGCCTGTGGTTGAACCTGCGCCGGTTGTCGAACCGCAGCCTGTGGTCGACCTGCCCTGGAATGACCCGGTCGAAGCCGAGCCAGAGCCTGAGCAACAACCCGCCGTGGAGCCCGTGCTGGAAACCTCCGGCGAGCAACCCGAGCTGACGCCGATGCCGGCGCAGACCCCTGACAGCGTGGTGCCGGATGCCCCTGAATGGGTGTCGGCGCCGGTCCCCGAGCCGACCGTCGCCCAGGTTGAGGCTGCAACCCCAGGCATTGACCTGGACGACGAACCGCCGCTGGATGAAGACTACATCGAGCCGGACATGGACTCGGCCTACAGCTACCTGGACGAATTGGCCAGCGAGCACACCGCCGAGCCAGCGCCCGAGCCCGAGGCAGAACCGGCTGCGGCCCCGGCCACCGGCCTGGCCCTGCAATGGCTGGAATTGTTTCCGAAATTGCCGATCTCCGGCATGACCGGCAGTATCGCTGCCAACTGCACCCTGATTTCCATCGAGGGCGACCACTGGCTGTTGCACCTGGACCCGGCCCATAGCGCCTTGTTCAATGCCACCCAGCAGCGTCGGCTCAACGACGCGCTCAACCAGTACCATGGGCGCACGCTGACTATCGCCATCGAGCTGATCAAGCCCGAGCAGGAAACTCCGGCCCAGGCGGCGACCCGTCGGCGCCTTAACCGTCAACGCGAGGCCGAGGATTCGATCCACGCTGATCCGCTGATCCAACAAATGATGCAACAGTTCGGTGCGGTCGTCCGTCACGATACTATTGAACCTGTCGAAGCCCCGGTGTCCCAGGCGTCATGA
- a CDS encoding NADP-dependent oxidoreductase: MPQEMTLNQRIVLVSRPQGAPTPENFRLERVSLPELADGQVLLKTLYLSLDPYMRGRMSDAPSYAAPVEIDEVMTGGAVSRVEQSRHPKFEVGDLVVGATGWQSHCISDGSNLMPVPKGLASPSMALGVLGMPGMTAYMGLMDIGQPKAGETLVVAAASGAVGSVVGQVAKLKGLRVVGIAGGADKCRYVVDELGFDACIDHKSADFANELAMACFKGVDIYFENVGGKVFDAVLPLLNPKARVPLCGLIAGYNAHEAPSGPDRLPALQRTLLTKRVRIQGFIVFDDYGDRQPEFLSAMAPWVRDGKIKFREDVVDGLEQAPEAFIGLLEGRNFGKLVVRVAQD; encoded by the coding sequence ATGCCTCAAGAAATGACGCTCAACCAACGCATCGTCCTGGTCTCACGCCCTCAAGGTGCCCCCACGCCGGAGAACTTTCGCCTGGAACGTGTGAGCCTGCCGGAGCTGGCAGACGGTCAGGTGTTGTTGAAGACGCTGTATCTGTCGCTGGACCCCTACATGCGTGGGCGCATGAGCGACGCACCGTCCTACGCCGCGCCCGTGGAAATCGACGAGGTAATGACCGGTGGTGCTGTCAGCCGTGTCGAGCAATCGCGTCACCCGAAATTTGAGGTAGGCGACTTGGTCGTGGGCGCAACCGGCTGGCAGAGCCACTGCATTTCCGATGGGAGCAACCTCATGCCAGTGCCCAAGGGCCTGGCGAGTCCGTCGATGGCGCTGGGTGTGCTGGGCATGCCGGGCATGACCGCCTACATGGGCCTGATGGACATCGGCCAGCCCAAGGCCGGGGAAACCCTGGTGGTGGCCGCTGCGTCCGGCGCGGTGGGCTCGGTGGTGGGCCAGGTGGCCAAGCTCAAGGGCTTGCGTGTGGTGGGCATCGCCGGTGGTGCGGACAAGTGCCGCTATGTGGTGGATGAGCTGGGCTTTGATGCCTGTATCGACCACAAGAGCGCGGACTTTGCCAACGAACTGGCCATGGCGTGTTTCAAGGGTGTAGACATCTACTTCGAAAACGTCGGCGGTAAAGTCTTCGATGCGGTGCTGCCTCTGCTCAACCCCAAGGCACGCGTGCCGCTGTGCGGGTTGATTGCCGGTTATAACGCCCACGAAGCGCCCAGCGGCCCTGATCGCCTGCCGGCACTGCAGCGTACCTTGCTGACCAAGCGCGTGCGTATCCAGGGTTTTATCGTGTTCGACGACTATGGCGACCGCCAGCCGGAGTTCCTCAGCGCCATGGCGCCGTGGGTGCGCGATGGCAAGATCAAGTTCCGCGAGGACGTGGTCGATGGCCTGGAGCAGGCGCCCGAAGCCTTTATCGGCTTGCTCGAGGGGCGCAACTTCGGCAAGTTGGTGGTGCGCGTCGCGCAGGATTGA
- the recR gene encoding recombination mediator RecR: MSFSPLIRQLIDALRTLPGVGQKTAQRMALQLLERDRSGGTRLAQALSQAMEGVGHCRQCRTLTEEELCPQCADPRRDDTLLCVVEGPMDVYAVEQTGYRGRYFVLKGHLSPLDGLGPEAIGIPQLVARIEAQGTFTEVILATNPTVEGEATAHYIAQLLTNKGLITSRIAHGVPLGGELELVDGGTLAHSFAGRKPIVL; this comes from the coding sequence ATGAGCTTCAGCCCCCTGATTCGCCAACTGATCGACGCCTTGCGCACGCTGCCCGGTGTCGGCCAGAAAACTGCCCAGCGCATGGCCCTGCAACTGCTGGAGCGTGATCGCAGCGGCGGCACCCGCCTGGCCCAGGCCCTGAGCCAGGCCATGGAAGGCGTGGGCCACTGCCGTCAGTGCCGCACCCTCACCGAAGAAGAGCTCTGCCCGCAATGCGCCGACCCACGCCGCGACGACACCTTGCTGTGCGTGGTGGAAGGGCCGATGGATGTGTATGCGGTGGAGCAGACCGGTTATCGCGGACGCTACTTCGTGCTCAAGGGCCATCTTTCGCCGCTGGACGGGCTGGGGCCGGAGGCTATCGGTATTCCGCAACTGGTTGCACGAATTGAAGCGCAGGGCACTTTTACCGAAGTGATCCTGGCGACCAACCCGACCGTGGAAGGTGAGGCCACGGCGCATTACATTGCCCAGTTGTTGACCAATAAAGGCTTGATCACCTCGCGTATTGCCCATGGTGTACCGTTGGGCGGCGAGTTGGAGCTGGTCGATGGTGGCACCTTGGCGCACTCGTTCGCGGGTCGTAAGCCGATCGTGCTCTAA
- a CDS encoding acyl-CoA dehydrogenase family protein has protein sequence MSAYQEYFDPSHQLVRDSVRRFVEREMLPGVEQWEEAGSFPRELYRKAGAAGILGIGYPDALGGSHEGDLFAKVAASEELMRCGSGGVVAGLGSLDIGLPPIVKWARPEVRERVAPQVLSGEKIIALAVTEPSGGSDVANLQTRAVREGEDYRVSGAKTFITSGIRADFYTVAVRTGGPGFGGISLLMIEKDTPGFTVGQPLKKMGWWASDTAELFFDDCRVPAGNLIGAENMGFACIMGNFQSERLALALMANMTAQLALEESLKWAAQREAFGKPIGKFQVLKHRLAEMATAVEVSREFTYRQAARMAAGKSVIKEISMAKNLATDTADRVTYDAVQILGGQGYMRGSLVERLYRDNRILSIGGGTREVMNEIISKQMGL, from the coding sequence ATGTCTGCCTATCAGGAATACTTCGATCCCAGCCACCAATTGGTCCGCGACAGCGTGCGCCGTTTTGTCGAGCGCGAGATGTTGCCCGGCGTCGAGCAATGGGAGGAAGCCGGCAGCTTTCCCCGTGAGCTCTATCGCAAGGCCGGTGCGGCGGGCATCCTCGGGATCGGTTATCCCGATGCCCTTGGAGGTAGCCATGAAGGCGATCTGTTCGCCAAGGTGGCCGCCAGCGAAGAATTGATGCGCTGCGGTTCCGGTGGTGTGGTGGCGGGGCTTGGCTCCCTGGATATCGGCCTGCCGCCCATCGTCAAATGGGCCAGGCCCGAAGTACGTGAGCGCGTGGCGCCCCAGGTGCTGAGCGGCGAGAAAATCATTGCGCTGGCCGTCACCGAACCCAGCGGCGGCTCGGATGTGGCCAACTTGCAGACCCGTGCCGTACGCGAGGGCGAAGATTATCGCGTGAGCGGCGCCAAGACCTTTATCACCAGTGGCATCCGTGCCGATTTTTATACCGTGGCGGTGCGCACCGGCGGCCCGGGCTTTGGCGGCATCAGCCTGCTGATGATTGAGAAAGACACGCCCGGGTTCACTGTCGGCCAGCCGCTGAAAAAGATGGGCTGGTGGGCGTCGGACACCGCTGAACTGTTCTTCGACGATTGCCGCGTGCCCGCCGGCAATCTTATCGGCGCTGAAAACATGGGCTTTGCCTGCATCATGGGTAATTTCCAGAGCGAACGCCTGGCCCTGGCCTTGATGGCCAACATGACCGCGCAACTGGCCCTGGAGGAGAGCCTCAAGTGGGCCGCCCAGCGCGAGGCATTCGGCAAGCCCATCGGCAAGTTCCAGGTGCTCAAGCATCGGCTGGCGGAAATGGCCACCGCCGTGGAAGTCTCCCGGGAGTTCACCTATCGCCAGGCCGCCAGGATGGCCGCTGGCAAGAGTGTCATCAAGGAGATTTCCATGGCCAAGAACCTGGCGACCGATACCGCTGATCGAGTGACTTATGATGCGGTGCAGATACTAGGGGGGCAGGGGTATATGCGTGGCAGCCTGGTGGAGCGGCTTTATCGCGATAACCGGATTCTGTCGATTGGTGGCGGGACGCGGGAGGTGATGAACGAAATCATCAGCAAGCAGATGGGGTTGTGA
- a CDS encoding YbaB/EbfC family nucleoid-associated protein, protein MMKGGMAGLMKQAQQMQEKMAKMQEELANAEVTGKAGGDMVSVVMTGRHDIKRVSIDPSLLEGVSDDDREVLEDLFAAAVNDAVRKIEANSQDKMSGVTAGMQLPPGMKLPF, encoded by the coding sequence ATGATGAAAGGTGGCATGGCCGGCCTGATGAAGCAGGCGCAGCAGATGCAGGAAAAGATGGCCAAGATGCAGGAAGAACTGGCCAACGCCGAAGTCACCGGTAAAGCCGGTGGCGATATGGTCAGCGTGGTGATGACCGGTCGTCACGACATCAAGCGCGTGAGCATCGACCCGAGCCTGCTGGAAGGCGTCAGCGACGACGACCGCGAAGTGCTCGAAGACTTGTTCGCCGCGGCCGTCAACGATGCCGTGCGCAAGATCGAAGCCAACAGCCAGGACAAAATGTCCGGCGTGACTGCTGGCATGCAATTGCCACCGGGCATGAAGCTGCCGTTCTGA
- the hemN gene encoding oxygen-independent coproporphyrinogen III oxidase, with product MLDAIRWDTDLIHRYDLAGPRYTSYPTAVQFDSQVGTFDLLHALRDSRKAVRPLSLYVHVPFCANICYYCACNKVITKDRGRAQAYLQRLEQEIQLVACHLDPKQTVEQLHLGGGTPTFLSHDELRQVMACLRQHFNLLDDDSGDYGIEIDPREADWATMGLLRELGFNRVSIGLQDLDPDVQRAVNRLQSLEETRAVIDAARTLQFRSINIDLIYGLPKQSPLNFARTVEEVIRLQPDRLSVFNYAHLPERFMPQRRINTDDLPSPAEKLLMLQTTIEQLTQAGYRYIGMDHFALPDDELAIAQEEGRLQRNFQGYTTHGHCDLIGLGVSAISQVGDLYCQNSSDLNQYQNALAGAQLATSRGLVCTTDDRLRRDVIQQLICNFSLVFEGIEQTYNIDFRGYFTELWPQLETMATDGLIELDALGIRVLPAGRLLVRSVCMVFDAYLEHQNRQRFSRVI from the coding sequence ATGCTCGACGCCATTCGTTGGGACACAGATCTGATTCACCGCTACGACTTGGCGGGGCCGCGCTACACGTCCTACCCCACCGCCGTACAATTTGACAGCCAGGTCGGCACCTTCGACTTGCTCCACGCGCTGCGTGACAGCCGCAAGGCCGTGCGGCCATTGTCGCTATATGTGCACGTGCCGTTCTGCGCCAACATTTGCTACTACTGCGCCTGCAACAAGGTCATCACCAAGGACCGCGGACGCGCCCAGGCCTACCTGCAACGCCTGGAGCAGGAAATCCAGCTGGTGGCCTGTCACCTCGACCCCAAGCAAACGGTTGAGCAGCTGCATCTGGGCGGCGGTACGCCCACTTTTCTCAGTCACGATGAACTTCGCCAGGTGATGGCCTGCCTGCGCCAGCACTTCAATTTGCTGGATGACGATTCAGGCGACTACGGTATCGAAATCGATCCACGCGAAGCCGACTGGGCCACCATGGGCCTGCTGCGCGAGCTGGGCTTCAACCGCGTAAGCATCGGCCTGCAAGACCTCGACCCCGACGTACAACGGGCGGTCAATCGCCTGCAAAGCCTGGAAGAAACCCGCGCGGTGATCGATGCGGCACGCACCCTGCAATTTCGCTCGATCAATATCGACCTGATCTACGGCTTGCCCAAGCAGTCTCCGCTGAATTTTGCGCGCACCGTGGAGGAAGTCATCCGTTTGCAGCCGGACCGCCTGTCCGTATTCAACTACGCGCACCTGCCAGAACGCTTCATGCCGCAACGGCGGATCAACACCGACGACCTGCCCTCGCCGGCGGAGAAACTGCTGATGCTGCAAACCACCATCGAGCAATTGACCCAGGCCGGCTACCGCTATATCGGCATGGACCACTTTGCCTTGCCAGACGACGAATTGGCCATTGCCCAGGAAGAAGGCAGGCTGCAGCGTAACTTCCAGGGTTACACCACCCACGGGCATTGCGATCTGATTGGGCTTGGAGTGTCGGCGATCAGCCAGGTCGGCGACCTGTACTGTCAAAACAGCAGTGATCTGAACCAGTACCAGAATGCCTTGGCGGGCGCTCAGCTGGCGACCAGCCGTGGACTGGTCTGTACCACGGACGATCGTCTGCGCCGGGACGTGATCCAGCAGTTGATCTGCAATTTCAGCCTGGTATTCGAAGGGATCGAACAGACCTACAACATCGATTTTCGCGGTTATTTCACCGAGCTATGGCCGCAACTGGAGACGATGGCGACCGATGGCTTGATCGAGCTGGATGCCCTGGGCATTCGTGTGCTGCCGGCCGGGCGCTTGTTGGTGCGCTCGGTGTGCATGGTGTTCGATGCCTATCTGGAGCACCAGAACAGGCAGCGATTTTCGCGGGTCATCTGA
- a CDS encoding adenine phosphoribosyltransferase, with translation MIFDSFDIKSLIRPVIDFPKPGVIFRDITPLFQSPRALRLVADSFAQRYVEADFSHIGAMDARGFLIGSIIAYQLNKPLILFRKQGKLPADVLAEGYQTEYGEAFLEVHADSLCEGDSVLMFDDLIATGGTLIAAANLVRRMGAKIFEAAAIIDLPELGGSQRLEDMGIPTFCLTQFGLTER, from the coding sequence ATGATTTTCGATTCGTTCGACATCAAATCCCTGATTCGCCCCGTCATCGACTTCCCCAAGCCTGGGGTTATCTTTCGTGACATCACTCCCCTGTTCCAATCGCCCCGCGCCCTGCGCCTGGTCGCCGACAGCTTTGCCCAGCGTTACGTCGAGGCCGACTTCAGCCATATTGGCGCAATGGATGCGCGTGGTTTCCTGATTGGTTCGATCATCGCCTACCAGCTCAACAAGCCGCTGATCCTGTTTCGCAAGCAGGGCAAGCTGCCGGCGGACGTGCTGGCCGAGGGATACCAGACCGAATACGGCGAAGCCTTCCTGGAAGTGCACGCTGACAGCCTGTGCGAAGGGGATTCGGTGCTGATGTTCGATGACCTGATCGCCACCGGCGGGACCCTGATTGCCGCAGCGAATCTGGTGCGGCGCATGGGCGCGAAGATCTTTGAAGCCGCGGCGATTATTGATTTGCCGGAGCTGGGTGGGTCGCAGCGGTTGGAAGACATGGGAATACCGACGTTTTGCCTGACGCAGTTTGGGTTGACTGAAAGATAG